The genomic segment ATAGGCAAACGTTACAGCGCCAATAATGGCTGCGAATATAAGTGCTGAAGTCAAATAGCCAAGCTGCATGCCTTCCGAAATGAGATCGCCCGCAGCTGTTCCCAGCGCAAAAGTAAACAAAATGGCCAGCCAATAAAAAGCTTCACGCTTAGCTGTAACGATGGAGTGAATGGACAGTGTACCCTCGCTTTTGTACCACATAAGAAACGTGCCTAATAAGGCGATTGAAAATACCGCTGTTGTCGTTGCCAACGGAACCCCAAGCTGGTCGGTCAAATTATCGGTGACAAGCGTACCTAAAATGCTGATCATCACAACAGCCACCCAATATACGCTGGGGACATATTTTGCTGCTTTGAATTGGACGACTAATACAATAAGAAATACAACTGCCGTCAAAACTGTCGTGCCCGCAAGTCCCCAATGAAGATTAAAGTTTAGAAAATCCGCTGCCGTTTCTCCTACTGTGGTCGCCATAATTTTAATGAACCAAAAAAATATTGTAATGCCCGGCACTTTGCTTAGCAGGGATTGATTATGGAGCAGCCTGTTTTGTTTGCTCCCTAATCCGGCTCCTATTTCCTCTCCCATTCCTTCCGCTGATACAGCCTGTTCGCTTTTGTTAGTCATCATTGTGCTGCCTCCCATATGCAAAATTGAAATTGCATTCTATTTTGTAGCTGCAACCAGCAGGTAAATCAGAAACACGAACGCGAGTGCAAAGCGGTAATAGGCAAAAGGGGCCAGCTTCAACCTCTCCAGCAGCTTCAAAAAGGTCATCACCGCAAGCAGCGCTACGACAAAGGCGGTCATAAAACCTGTTGCAAAAAAGGCAGCATCGGCAGCAGTCAACGTCTGATAGCTTTTCAACAGCTCATAGCCGGTGGCCGCAACCATCATCGGGACGGCAATTAGAAACGAAAAGTTTGTAGCTGCCCGGTAATTGATACCTGTTAGCAGACCTCCAGCAATCGTTGCCCCTGAGCGGGAAAAGCCGGGCCATAATGCCAAGCATTGGTAAAGACCAATGATGAAAGCCTGCTTATAGGACAGCTCGTCGATTCCTTCCACCTTTACTGCTGCTTGCCGCTTCTCCCCCAGCAGCATAAATGCGCCGCCCAGCACCAGTCCAATCAAAACGGTATATGGTGAAAACAAATACGTTTTAATCAGCGAATGCAGCGTCAAACCAAGCAGCATAGCGGGCAAGCAAGCCAGAGCAATATGGATAAGATTCAGCTTTTGAGCTTTCTGGCGCTCTTGTGAAGCATCACCTACGGCAGGCTTTAGTCTAACAAGCCCGAAAAGATCGAATATTCGCCGCCAATAAATGACAACAATAGCTAAAATGGCGCCAAGCTGAA from the Paenibacillus sp. BIHB 4019 genome contains:
- the bacA gene encoding undecaprenyl-diphosphate phosphatase, with product MDHLFTAIIQGIVEGLTEFLPVSSTGHLILSGALLGFTGEKADTFEIIIQLGAILAIVVIYWRRIFDLFGLVRLKPAVGDASQERQKAQKLNLIHIALACLPAMLLGLTLHSLIKTYLFSPYTVLIGLVLGGAFMLLGEKRQAAVKVEGIDELSYKQAFIIGLYQCLALWPGFSRSGATIAGGLLTGINYRAATNFSFLIAVPMMVAATGYELLKSYQTLTAADAAFFATGFMTAFVVALLAVMTFLKLLERLKLAPFAYYRFALAFVFLIYLLVAATK